A part of Trichocoleus sp. FACHB-46 genomic DNA contains:
- the dapA gene encoding 4-hydroxy-tetrahydrodipicolinate synthase, giving the protein MVDFGRVLTAMLTPFKADGTVNYSVAEQLAAYLADNGTDTLVVCGTTGESPTLSWDEEYELFQVVQKAVAGKAKVMAGTGSNSSQEAIAATQKAEKLGLDGSLQVVPYYNKPPQEGLYQHFKAIAQASPDLPLMLYNVPGRTGQNLQPETVARLADIPNIVAIKEASGNVDQASQIRRLTPPEFTMYAGDDSLTLPLLAVGAKGVVSVASHIVGPELQQMIQAFEQGQVQAATQIHLRLFPLFKALFLTTNPIPVKAAMKLRGWEVGPSRLPLCDPPTDVVAALKTVLAELALL; this is encoded by the coding sequence GTGGTAGATTTTGGACGCGTTCTCACTGCGATGCTCACGCCATTTAAAGCAGATGGCACGGTTAATTATTCTGTTGCAGAGCAACTAGCAGCTTATTTAGCCGATAATGGAACAGATACCCTGGTTGTGTGTGGCACTACAGGCGAATCTCCGACTCTCAGTTGGGATGAGGAGTACGAGCTGTTTCAGGTAGTGCAAAAGGCAGTCGCAGGCAAAGCTAAGGTAATGGCAGGCACTGGCTCGAATTCTTCCCAAGAAGCGATCGCTGCCACCCAAAAAGCCGAGAAGCTAGGCTTAGACGGGTCTTTGCAGGTTGTGCCTTACTACAATAAGCCACCCCAAGAAGGGCTCTACCAACACTTTAAGGCGATCGCACAAGCAAGTCCTGATCTACCTTTAATGCTCTATAACGTGCCAGGTCGGACGGGGCAAAACCTACAACCCGAAACCGTGGCCCGCTTAGCTGACATTCCTAATATTGTGGCAATCAAGGAAGCCAGTGGTAACGTAGATCAAGCCAGTCAAATTCGACGATTGACCCCTCCAGAATTTACAATGTATGCAGGGGACGACTCCTTGACCTTACCCTTGCTTGCTGTAGGAGCTAAAGGTGTAGTCAGTGTTGCCAGCCATATCGTTGGCCCAGAACTGCAACAAATGATTCAAGCGTTTGAACAAGGACAAGTTCAGGCAGCCACACAAATTCATCTGCGCCTCTTCCCTTTATTTAAGGCTTTGTTTTTGACGACAAATCCAATTCCTGTCAAGGCAGCTATGAAACTTCGAGGTTGGGAGGTAGGCCCTTCCCGGCTACCGCTCTGTGATCCACCCACCGATGTTGTCGCAGCCTTGAAGACTGTTCTCGCTGAGTTGGCTCTGCTCTAG